TCCTTGAGGCTGTGCTTGTAGGCCACCCGGTCGATGAACGGGATCAGGAAGTTCAGGCCCGGCGTCAGCGTGCCGTGGTATTTGCCCAGCCGCTCCACCACCCAGGCGTGCTGCTGCGGGACGACCTTGACCACCCGCACCACGAACACCACGGCCACGACCAACAGGACGATTGCGATTTCCATGTGTTTGCCCCTCCAGGCTCGTTGCTAGACCTTTTCGACCACCAGACGGCTGCCGACCACCTCGCGGACGCGATGCGGGCCGGGCGCGGGCAGGGTGCCCGCGGCCGCGTGCACGGCCGTCCAGGTGGCGCCGCGATAGCGAACCTGCGCCGTGCCGTCCGGCCGCCAGGCCTCCACGACGACCGTTTCGCCGACGTCGAGGTTCACGTTAGGGTCGGCCCCGGATTCCGGGCCGCGGGGCCGGCGGCTGCGCCAGAAGTGCAGGGCGCCGACTGCGCCGCCGCCCACCAGGGCCGCCGCCACGAGCTGGGCGGTGACGCTGGCGCCCAGGTGCGCCGCCAGCGCGCCGGCGGCCATGCCGAAGGCGATCATGAGCAGGTAGAAGCTGCCGGTCATCATCTCGACGGCCACCGAGCCGCCCGCCAGCAGCCACCAAATCGTTGAATCCGACATGCCACCTCCTGTTGACGTTGGACCCATTGTGGGCTCGGCGCGAGGGCGGCCCCGGCATGCCGCGCGTTTTTCATACACTTCGCGGCTTCCCTTCCGACCGCCCCTCCAGCAGGCACTGAATGAAATTCCGCTTTCCCATCGTCATCATCGACGAAGACTACCGGTCCGAGAACATGTCGGGCCTGGGCATCCGCGCCCTGGCGCAGGCGATCGAGACCGAGGGCATGGAGGTCCTGGGCGTCACCAGTTACGGCGACCTGGCCCAGTTCGCGCAGCAGCAGAGCCGCGCCAGCGCCTTCATCCTGTCGATCGACGACGAGGAGTTCTCGCCGGGCCCGGACCTGGACCCGGCGGTGCTGAACCTGCGCAACTTCATCGTGGAGGTGCGGCGCAAGAACAGCGACGTGCCGATCTACATCTACGGCGAGACCAAGACCTCCCAGCACCTGCCCAACGACGTGCTGCGCGAGCTCCATGGCTTCATCCACATGTACGAAGACACGCCGGAGTTCATGGCGCGCCACATCATCCGGGAGGCCAAGTCCTACCTGGAGGGCATCCAGCCGCCGTTCTTCAAGGCGCTGCTGGATTACGCGGAGGACGGCTCCTATTCCTGGCACTGCCCTGGGCATTCGGGCGGCGTGGCCTTCCTGAAAAGCCCGATCGGCCAGATGTTCCACCAGTTCTTCGGCGAGAACATGCTGCGCGCCGACGTCTGCAACGCGGTGGACGAACTCGGGCAGCTGCTGGACCACACCGGTCCGGTGGCGGCCAGCGAGCGCAACGCGGCGCGGATCTTCAACGCCGACCATTGCTTCTTCGTGACGAACGGAACGTCCACGTCCAACAAGATGGTCTGGCACCACACCGTGGCGCCGGGCGACGTGGTGGTGGTGGACCGCAACTGCCACAAGTCGATCCTGCACTCGATCATCATGACCGGGGCGATCCCCGTGTTCATGAAGCCGACGCGCAACCACTTCGGCATCATCGGGCCGATCCCCCAGAGCGAATTCACGCCCGAGGCGATCAAGGCCAAGATCCGCGCCAACCCGCTGCTGGCGGGCATCGACCCGGACCAGGTCAAGCCGCGGATCATGACGCTGACCCAGTCCACCTACGACGGCGTCCTCTACAACACCGAAACGATCAAGGGCATGCTGGACGGCTACGTCGACGCGCTGCACTTCGACGAGGCCTGGCTGCCGCACGCGGCCTTCCACCCGTTCTACGGGCCGTTCCATGCCATGGGCAAGAAGCGGGCGCGGCCGGAGAAGTCGCTGGTCTACGCGACGCAGTCCATCCACAAGCTGCTGGCCGGCATCAGCCAGGCCAGCCACGTGCTGGTGCAGGACGCCAAGAACAACAAGCTGGACCGCCACCTGTTCAACGAGGCGTTCCTGATGCACACCTCGACCAGCCCGCAGTACTCGATCATCGCCAGCTGCGACGTGGCCGCCGCGATGATGGAGCCGCCCGGCGGCACGGCGCTGGTCGAAGAAAGCATCCAGGAGGCGCTGGACTTCCGCCGGGCCATGCGCAAGGTGGACCAGGAGTACGGCAAGGACTGGTGGTTCAAGGTCTGGGGCCCGGACCGCCTGGCCGAGGATGGCATCGGCCGTGCCGACGACTGGATCATCAAGGGCGAGGCGCGCACCGCCAAGTGGCACGGCTTCGGCAACCTGGCCGAGGGCTTCAACATGCTGGACCCGATCAAGTCCACCGTGGTCACGCCCGGCCTGGACCTGAACGGCAAGTTCGCCAAGACCGGCATCCCGGCCTCGATCGTCACCCGCTTCCTGGCCGAGCACGGGATCATCGTGGAGAAGACCGGCCTCTACAGCTTCTTCATCATGTTCACCATCGGCATCACCAAGGGCCGGTGGAACACGCTGCTGACGGCGCTGCAGCAGTTCAAGGACGACTACGCGCGCAACCAGCCGATGTGGCGGATCCTGCCGGAGTTCTGCGCCCAGTACCCGCGCTATGAACGCATGGGCCTTGCCGACCTGTGCCAGCACGTGCACGAGCTCTACGCCAAGTACGACATCGCCCGGCTCACCACCGACATGTACCTGTCGGACCTGACGCCCGCGATGAAGCCCAGCGACGCCTACGCCCACATCGCCCACCGCAAGACCGAGCGGGTGGAGATCGACGAACTGGAGGGCAGGGTGACGACTTCCCTCGTGACGCCTTACCCGCCGGGCATCCCCCTGCTGATCCCGGGCGAGGTCTTCAACCGCAAGATCGTCGACTACCTGAAGTTCTCGCGCGAGTTCAACGCCAGCTGCCCGGGCTTCGAGACCGACATCCACGGGCTGGTGGAGGAGGCCGGGGCGGACGGCAAGACGCGCTTCTTCGCGGACTGCGTGAAGCGCTGAGAGGCGCTGCCGTCAGCTGCCCAGGTCCGGACGCGCGCGCAGGAAGGTGGGGAAGCGGGGGACGCCGGCCTCGGTCAATCCGCGATAGCGGTACGTCACCCAGCTGCCCACGGACGGCGGACGCTGCCGCTGCGCGTCGCTGAACCCGGAGCCGAGTCGGAAGCGCACACCTTCCGCCGATTCGACCAGCAACGCGCCCAGGACGCCCTCGTGCCGGCCGTTGCCGGGCAGGTGCCCGAGCACCCGCGCGTCGGCATCCAGCGAAGTCTTGTATTTGAGGAGGTCGGGGCTGCGGCCCGGGCGGTAGAGGGAATCCCAGCGGTGCAGCATCAGGCCTTCGCCGCCGTCACGCACGGTGCGCTCCAGCCGCGCCCGCAGTGCGGCAGGATCACCCAACGTGGCCTGCTGCACCAGCTGCAGCCGCTCGCCGCCTCCGAATGGAAGCGCACCCAGGGCCCGGTGGCGTTCCCGAAACGTGCCCGGATGCGCCGGCAAGTCGAACACCATGTAGCGCATGCGGCGCCAGGCCGCGGCGTCCGGTGTGCGGGTCCGGGCCGTACCCACCGCTGATTCGAAGCGGCCGCGCCCGGCCCAGAGCTCGCCATCCAGGGGCTGTGCCGGCCAGCCGGCGGTGAACCAGGGTGGCGCGACGACCGGTTCGCCGCCTCGCGTCCACAGCGCCTGCCCGTCCCAGTAGCCGCGCAGGCCGTCGTACTTCTCGCTGACGCCAAACTGCGCCAGGTCGACGCCGGGTTCGTAGGGCTGCGCCAGCATCAGCGCGGGCGGGCCGGCCTGGGCCTCCCCCGCGCGCAGGCAAGCGGCGGCCGCGAGCAAGGCGATGGCTTCGCGGCGCGACAGCTTCGCGCCGGGTGTTGGATCGTTCAAGGTGCACCTCCTGAAAAGGAGGCGCCGATGCTAGGCGGCGGGTTCCGCGATGCCACCCACCACTTGGCTGAAGCCGCCGTCGACATACGTGATCTCGGCGGAGACGCCGCCCGCCAGGTCCGACAGCAGGAACGCGGCGACGTTGCCCACGTCCTCGATCGTCACGTTGCGGCGGATCGGCGAGGTCTCGGCCACGACCGACAGGATCTTGCCGAAACCCTTGATGCCGCTGGCGGCCAGCGTCTTGATCGGGCCGGCGCTGATGCCGTTGACGCGGATGCCCTTGGGGCCGAGCGACTCGGCCAGGTAGCGCACCGAAGCTTCCAGCGACGCCTTGGCCAGGCCCATGGTGTTGTAGTTCGGGACGGTGCGGATCGCGCCCAGGTAGGTCAGGGTCAGCAGCGACGCCTTGTCGTTGAGCATGGGCGCCGCGGCCTTGGCCATCGCGGGGAAGCTGTACGCGCTGATGTCGTGCGCGATGCGGAACGCCTCGCGCGACAGGCCTTCCAGGAAGTCGCCGGCGATCGCCTCGCGCGGCGCGTAGCCGATGGCGTGCACGAAGCCGTCGAACTTCGGCCAGTGGGCCGACAGGTCGGAGAACAGCTTCGCGATCTGGGCGTCGTCGCCCACGTCGCAGTCGAACACCAGCTTCGAGCCGAACTCCCCGGCGAATTCGGTGATGCGGTCCTTGAAGCGCTCGCCCACGTAGCTGAAGGCCAGCTCGGCCCCCTGCGCGTGGCAGGCCTTGGCGATGCCGTAGGCGATCGAGCGGTTGGACAGCACGCCCGTGATCAACAATTTCTTGCCGGAGAGGAAGCCCATGCGTCTTGCGTGTTGAAAAAATCGGCAGAATTGTCTCATGCGAGGTTGGCTGGTCCTGCTGGCGTCCCTGGTGGCCGCGCCCGCCTGGGCGGCCCATGCGTATGCGCAGTTCGGGGACATCAAGTACGGCCCGGACTTCACCCACTTCTCCTACGTCAATCCGCAGGCGCCCAAGGGCGGCGAGATCCGGATGGTGCCGCCCACGCGGCCGACCAACTTCGACAAGTTCAACCCGTTCACGCTCAAGGGCACGCCGCCGTACGGCATCGGCGCGCTGATGTTCGACAGCCTGCTGACCGGCAACTCCGACGAGCCCACCACCGCCTACGGCCTGCTGGCCGAGGACGTCGAGGCGGCCCCGGACGGCCGCTCCGCCACCTTCCGGCTGCGGCCGCAGGCGCGTTTCCACGACGGCAAGCCGGTGCTGGCGGCGGACGTGGTGCATTCGTTCCGCACGCTGATCAGCAAGGAAGCGGCGCCGCAGTACCGCACCATCTACGCCGAAGTGCGGCAGGCGGTGGCGGTCGACGACCGCACCGTGCGCTTCGAGTTCGAGTCGCCCAACCCGGAGCTGCCGCTGGTGGTGGGCGGCATGCCGGTCTTCAGCCGCGAGTGGGGCAAAGGCAAGCCGTTCGACCAGATCGTGTCCGAGGTGCCGATCGGCTCCGGCCCCTACCGCATCGCCAACCCGCGCATGGGCCGCGACATCACCTACCAGCGCGACCCGGACTACTGGGCGAAGGACCTGCCGGTGCGGCGCGGTCACTACAACTTCGACCGCATCAGCTTCAAGATCTACCTGGACGAAACCGCCCGTTTCGAGGGCCTCAAATCCGGCGAATTCGACTTCCTGCGCGAGTTCACCTCGCGCAACTGGGCCCGCCAGTACAAGGGCAAGCAGTTCGACAGCGGCGAGCTGAAGAAAGCCACTTTCGAGAACAGCAACCCCGGCGACTTCCAGGGGTACGTGTTCAACCTGCGCAATCCGAAGTTCCAGGACATCCGCGTGCGCAAGGCGCTCACGCTGGCGATGGACTTCGAGTGGATGAACCGGCAGCTGTTCTACGGCCTGTACAAGCGCGTGCAGGGCTATTTCCCGAACAGCGACTTCCATGCCGAGGGCCTGCCCAAGCCGGACGAACTGGCGCTGCTCGAGCGGCTTCGCGACAAGGTGCGTCCGGAGGTGTTCGGCCCGATGCCGATCTCGCCGAGCACCTTGCCGCCGCGCAGCCTGCGCGAGAACCTGCGTGAAGCCCAGGCCCTGTTGCGGGACGCGGGATGGACGTATCGCGAAGGCGCGCTGCGCAACGAGAAGGGTGAGCCCTTCGTCATCGAGTTCCTGAACGACCAGCCGGGCCTGGTGCGCATCGTCGCGCCGTTCGAGCAGGCGCTGGCCAAGCTGGGCATCGGCTGGGTCTACCGGCAGGTGGACTTCTCGCTGAGCAAGGAGCGGATGGACAAGTTCGAGTTCGAGCTGACCAGCCGCCGCATCCCCGGCATGGTGGCGCCCGGCGGCGAGCTGCTCGAGTACTTCGGCTCGCGCGCGGCCACGACACCGGGGTCGGCCAACTACTGGGGCATCGCCGATGCGGCGGTGGACGAACTGCTGCAGAAGGTGGTGCAGGCCAAGACCCGGGCGGAGCTGAGCGCCGCGATGCGCGCGCTCAATCGCGTGCTCTCGCACGGCCACTATTCGATCCCCCACTACTACAGCGGCGCGTTCTTCATCGGCTACCGCGCGCGCCGCTTCGTGCTGCCGCCGGTGATCCCGCCTTACTACGAGGCCGACGCCTGGGCGATGTCCACCTGGTGGGCTTCGCCGGAGAACCGCTGACCCATGACCGCCTACATCCTCAAGCGGCTGCTGCTCATGGTGCCCACCCTGCTGGGCGTGCTGCTGGTCACGTTTGCCATCGTGCAGTTCGTGCCGGGCGGGCCGGTGGAGCAGATGGTCGCGCAGCTGCAGGGCCGCGATTCGGGCGGCGAGCGGGCGGCGGCCGTCGGCGCCGGGTATCGCGGACGGCAAGGCATCGACGACAAGCGCATCGCCGAGATCCGGCAGCTGTACGGCTTCGACAAGCCGGCCCACGAGCGCTTCTTCCAGATGCTCGGGCAGTTCGCCCGCTTCGACCTGGGGCGCAGCTTCTACCAGCACAAGGACGTGTGGGAGCTGGTGAAGGAGAAGCTGCCGGTGTCCATCAGCCTGGGGCTGTGGACCTTCTTTCTCAGTTACCTGATAGCGGTGCCGCTCGGCGTGGCCAAGGCGGTGAGGGCCGGCACGCGCTTCGATTTCGTCACCACGCTGATCGTGCTGGTGGGCTACGCGATCCCGGGCTTCGTGCTGGGCGTGGCGCTGCTGGTGGTGTTCGGCGGGCAGCTGCAGTGGTTCCCTCTGCGGGGCCTGACGTCGGCCAACTGGGACCAGCTCAGCTGGGGCGGCAGGATCGTGGACTACCTGTGGCACATCGCCTTGCCGGTCACCGCCATGGTGTTCGGCAGCTTCGCCGTGACGGCCATGCTGACCAAGAACGCCTTCCTGGAGGAGATCCGCAAGCAGTACGTCCTGACCGCGCGCGCCAAGGGGCTGGACGAGCGGCGGGTGCTGTGGAAGCACGTGTTCCGCAATGCGCTGATCCCGATCATCACGGGCTTTCCGGCGGCCTTCATCGGCGCGTTCTTCACCGGATCGCTCCTGATCGAGACGCTGTTCTCGCTCGACGGCCTGGGCCTGCTGAGTTACGAGAGCGTGATCCGGCGCGACTACCCGGTGGTGCTGGGCACGCTCTATCTCTTCACCCTGATCGGGCTGGTGACCAAGCTGATCAGCGACCTTTCCTACGTGCTGGTGGATCCCCGTGTCAAATTCGACTAACCCCCCCGAAGCGGCCATCGGCCGCCTCCCCCCCGGGGGGGCGCCACCAGCGGCCCGGCAAAGCCGGTTCCGCGGTGGCCCTGGTAGCCGTCCTGCAGTATCTGTGTCTCCGGGCCAGCGCGCGTGGCAGCGCTTCCGCCGCAACCGCCTTGGTTTCTTCAGCCTGGTGATCTTCTCGGTGCTGGTGGTCCTGAGCCTGTTCGCCGAGGTGCTGTCCAACGACAAGCCGCTGCTGGTGCGCTACGAGGGCAGCCTGTACTTCCCGCTGGTGCGCGACTACCCGGAAACGACTTTCGGTGGCGACTTCCATACGCCCACGGACTACCTGGACCCGTTCATCCAGAACAAGCTGGCCCAGGGCGGCAACTGGGCGATCTACCCGCCCAACCGGTACGGACCGAAGACGCTGAACTATTTCGCCAGCAGCCCGAATCCGGCGGCGCCGTCGCGCGAGAACCTGCTGGGCAGCGACGACCGCGGGCGCGACCTGCTGGCGCAATTGATCTACGGCTTTCGGGTCAGCGTGCTGTTCGGGCTGGCGCTGACGGCCATCGGCGTGGTGCTGGGCGTGCTGACCGGCGCGATCCAGGGCTTTTTCGGCGGCAAGACCGACCTGGCGTTCCAGCGCTTCATCGAGATATGGGGCTCGATGCCGGAGCTGTACCTCCTCATCATCTTTTCGGCAGTGTTCGCCCCCAGCGTGGCGCTGCTGCTGATCCTGCTGTCGCTGTTCGGCTGGATGGGGCTGTCCGATTACGTGCGCGCCGAGTTCCTGCGCAATCGCCAGATGGACTACGTGCGCGCCGCGCGGGCGCTGGGCGTGGGCAACGGCCGGATCATGTGGCGGCACATCCTGCCCAACAGCATGACCCCGGTGGTCACCTTCCTGCCGTTCCGCATGAGCGCCGCCATCCTGGCGCTCACTTCGCTCGATTTCCTGGGGCTGGGCGTGCCGCCCGGAACACCGTCGCTCGGTGAATTGCTCAATCAGGGCAAGGCCAACCTGGACGCCTGGTGGATCTCGATCTCCACGTTCGCGGTGCTGTCGATCACGCTGCTGCTCCTGACGTTCATGGGCGACGCGCTGCGCGATGCGCTGGATCCCAGGAAGGACTCCTCGTGAGCCACGAACCCCTCCTGGACGTCGCCGGCCTGCGCGTCGCCTTCGGCGGCAAGGAAGTCGTCCACGGCGTCGACTTCCGCATCCGCCAGGGCGAAAAGCTCGCGCTCGTCGGCGAGTCGGGATCAGGCAAGACCGTCACCGCGCTGTCGCTCCTCGGCCTGGTGCAGAACGCCACGGTGACGGGCTCCGCCGTGTTGCAGCCCCGCACGCCCGGGCAAGCGCCGAAGGACCTCCTGGCTTTGCCCGAGCGCGAGCTGCTGGGCATCCGCGGCGACGACATCGCCATGATCTTCCAGGAGCCGATGACGGCGCTGAACCCGCTCTACACGGTGGGCGACCAGGTGGCCGAGGTGCTGGAACTCAAACAGGCCCTGACCCGCCGGCAGGCCTGGCAGGCGGCGGTCGAAGCCCTGGCCGCCACCGGCATCCCGGAGCCCGAACGCCGCGCCCTGGCGTATCCGCATCAGCTGTCCGGCGGTCAGCGCCAGCGGGCGATGATCGCGATGGCCCTCGCCAGCAGGCCGCGCCTGCTGCTGGCGGACGAACCGACCACCGCCCTCGACGTCACGCTGCGCGGGCAGATCCTGGCCTTGCTCGCCGAGCTGCAGCGGCAGACCGGCATGGCAGTCCTGCTGATCACTCACGACCTGAACCTGGTCCGCAAGTTCGCGGACCGTGTGGCCGTGATGGAGAACGGCCACCTGGTGGAGGAGGGCGGCGTCAACGTCGTCTTCTCGCATCCGCAGCACGCGTATACGAAGAAGCTGATCGACAGCCGGCCTCGCCGCGAAGTCCATGAAGGCGCGAACGGTGATGACGAGGTGATGAGGGCCGACGGCCTGCGGGTCTCGTACCCGGTGCCGGTGCCAGGGGTGCGCGGCTGGTTCCGTCGCGGCCAGTTCATCGCCGTGCAAGGGGCGAGCTTCGGCATCCCGGCGCGCCGCACCCTGGGTGTGGTGGGCGAATCCGGCTCGGGCAAGTCCACGCTGGCTTTGGCGGCGCTGGGCCTCATCCCGCACCGGGGAGAGCTGGACGTCGTCGGCCACCAGTGGGGCCCGCACTCCGCGGCCAACAAGGCCGCGCGGCGGCAGGTGCAGGTCGTGTTCCAGGATCCGTTCTCGTCGCTCTCGCCCCGCATGACGGTCGAAGAGATCGTCGGCGAAGGCCTGCTGGTACACGAGCCGGAGCTGGGCACTCCCGGCCGGCGCGAACGCGTGCTGTCCGCGCTGGCCGACGTGGGGCTTACCGAAAAGCAATTCCCCGGGCTGCTGGACCGGTACCCGCACGAGTTCTCCGGCGGCCAGCGCCAGCGGCTGGCCATCGCCCGTGCCCTGATCGTCGGGCCGCGGCTGCTCGTCCTCGATGAGCCTACGAGCGCGCTGGACGTCACGATCCAGAAGCAGGTGCTCGGGCTGTTGCAGAGACTCCAGCGCGAGAAAGGGCTGGCCTACCTGCTGATCACGCACGACGTCGACGTGATCCGCGCGATGGCGCATGAAGTGCTCGTGATGAAGGACGGCCAGGTGCTGGAATCGGGCCCCGTCGACCAGGTGCTGGGTCGTCCGTCGCACGACTACACCCGCGCGCTCGTGGCCGCCGCTTCCTGAGCATGGTGCTCGAGCGCAGGCGAACGGTCATCCCGCCGGAAGAGGTGGAGATCACCGCGGTCCGGTCGCAGGGCGCGGGCGGCCAGAACGTCAACAAGGTCTCCAGCGCGATCCACCTGCGCTACGACATCCGCGCGTCGTCGCTGCCGCCCGACCACAAGGCCCGCTTGCTGGCTCTGCAGGACAAGCGGATCAGCCGCTGGGGCGTGCTGGTGCTCAAGGCCCAGACGCATCGCAGCCAGGACATGAACCGGGCCGAAGCCTGGGAGCGCCTGCAGGAGCTGGTGGACAGCGTGGCCGAGCCGCCGCACTTGAGAAAGCCGACGCGGCTCCCAGCTTCGGCAGGCCGCCGGCGCTTGGCGGACAAACGTCGGCGGGCCGACGTGAAGCTCATGCGTTCTGGGCGCGACCCGCTCGGCTGAACCGCTCCTTTCCGGTTGCGCAGGCGGTCCCCTCGCGGTACAATCTTTGCTTCACGACCAGGACGGGCGGGTACTCACCGGCCCTTTTTTTTTGCCCGTCGCCTTTTGGCGTCCGGACCTGGTCGCGAGGCTTGCAAGGGATAGACGCGAACGTGGCGCTGCAGGACATCGCCCAGCAAACCGTGACCGGCCTGGGATACGAGCTGGTGGAGATAGAACGCTCCGCCGGCGGCCTGCTGCGCGTGACGATCGACCTGCCCTGGAAGCCGGGGCAGGAAAATTTCGTGAACGTCGAGGACTGCGAGAAGGTCACGCGGCAGCTGCAGTACGCGCTGGAAGTCGAGGGCATCGACTACAAGCGGCTGGAGGTGTCCTCGCCGGGGCTGGACCGGCCGTTGCGCAGCGAGCGCGACTTCGAGCGCTTCGCCGGCGAGGTGGTGGACATCACCCTGAAGTCGCCGGTGGGTGCGGCCGGCGCGGGCCAGGTCGCGGCCAACCGCAAGAAGTTCCGGGGCCAGCTGGGGCGCGGCGAGAACGGCGCCTGGCAACTGGTGTGGAGCGACGAGCCCGAGCCCAAGCCGGGCCAGCGCGTCAGCCGCAAGAAGGAGCCGGCGCCGCTGCAGGCGATCGGCTTCATGCTGGACGAATTGAAGGAGGCGCGGCTCGCGCCGGTAGTGGATTTCAAGGGCCGCAGGCCCAGGCAGACAGGAGAGTCGTGATGAATCGCGAATTGTTGATGCTGGTCGAAGCGATCTCGCGCGAGAAGAACGTGGAGCGTGACGTGGTGTTCGGCGCCGTGGAGTCGGCGCTGGCCCAGGCCACCAAGAAGCTGTACGAGGGCGACGTGGACATCCGCGTGGCGATCGACCGCGACAGCGGCGAGTACGAGACTTTCCGCCGCTGGCTGGTGGTGCCCGACAGCCAGGGCCTGCAGAACCCCGACGCCGAGGAACTCCTCATGGACGCCCGCGAGCGCGTGGACGACGTCGATGAGGGCGACTACATCGAGGAGCCGGTCGACTCGCTGCCCATCGGCCGCATCGGCGCCATGGCCGCCAAGCAGGTGATCCTGCAGAAGATCCGCGACGCCGAGCGCGAGATGCTGCTGAACGACTTCATGTCGCGCGGCGACAAGATCTTCGTCGGCA
The sequence above is a segment of the Ramlibacter henchirensis genome. Coding sequences within it:
- a CDS encoding ABC transporter permease, whose translation is MSPGQRAWQRFRRNRLGFFSLVIFSVLVVLSLFAEVLSNDKPLLVRYEGSLYFPLVRDYPETTFGGDFHTPTDYLDPFIQNKLAQGGNWAIYPPNRYGPKTLNYFASSPNPAAPSRENLLGSDDRGRDLLAQLIYGFRVSVLFGLALTAIGVVLGVLTGAIQGFFGGKTDLAFQRFIEIWGSMPELYLLIIFSAVFAPSVALLLILLSLFGWMGLSDYVRAEFLRNRQMDYVRAARALGVGNGRIMWRHILPNSMTPVVTFLPFRMSAAILALTSLDFLGLGVPPGTPSLGELLNQGKANLDAWWISISTFAVLSITLLLLTFMGDALRDALDPRKDSS
- the fabI gene encoding enoyl-ACP reductase FabI → MGFLSGKKLLITGVLSNRSIAYGIAKACHAQGAELAFSYVGERFKDRITEFAGEFGSKLVFDCDVGDDAQIAKLFSDLSAHWPKFDGFVHAIGYAPREAIAGDFLEGLSREAFRIAHDISAYSFPAMAKAAAPMLNDKASLLTLTYLGAIRTVPNYNTMGLAKASLEASVRYLAESLGPKGIRVNGISAGPIKTLAASGIKGFGKILSVVAETSPIRRNVTIEDVGNVAAFLLSDLAGGVSAEITYVDGGFSQVVGGIAEPAA
- a CDS encoding NfeD family protein; translated protein: MSDSTIWWLLAGGSVAVEMMTGSFYLLMIAFGMAAGALAAHLGASVTAQLVAAALVGGGAVGALHFWRSRRPRGPESGADPNVNLDVGETVVVEAWRPDGTAQVRYRGATWTAVHAAAGTLPAPGPHRVREVVGSRLVVEKV
- a CDS encoding arginine/lysine/ornithine decarboxylase, whose amino-acid sequence is MKFRFPIVIIDEDYRSENMSGLGIRALAQAIETEGMEVLGVTSYGDLAQFAQQQSRASAFILSIDDEEFSPGPDLDPAVLNLRNFIVEVRRKNSDVPIYIYGETKTSQHLPNDVLRELHGFIHMYEDTPEFMARHIIREAKSYLEGIQPPFFKALLDYAEDGSYSWHCPGHSGGVAFLKSPIGQMFHQFFGENMLRADVCNAVDELGQLLDHTGPVAASERNAARIFNADHCFFVTNGTSTSNKMVWHHTVAPGDVVVVDRNCHKSILHSIIMTGAIPVFMKPTRNHFGIIGPIPQSEFTPEAIKAKIRANPLLAGIDPDQVKPRIMTLTQSTYDGVLYNTETIKGMLDGYVDALHFDEAWLPHAAFHPFYGPFHAMGKKRARPEKSLVYATQSIHKLLAGISQASHVLVQDAKNNKLDRHLFNEAFLMHTSTSPQYSIIASCDVAAAMMEPPGGTALVEESIQEALDFRRAMRKVDQEYGKDWWFKVWGPDRLAEDGIGRADDWIIKGEARTAKWHGFGNLAEGFNMLDPIKSTVVTPGLDLNGKFAKTGIPASIVTRFLAEHGIIVEKTGLYSFFIMFTIGITKGRWNTLLTALQQFKDDYARNQPMWRILPEFCAQYPRYERMGLADLCQHVHELYAKYDIARLTTDMYLSDLTPAMKPSDAYAHIAHRKTERVEIDELEGRVTTSLVTPYPPGIPLLIPGEVFNRKIVDYLKFSREFNASCPGFETDIHGLVEEAGADGKTRFFADCVKR
- the arfB gene encoding alternative ribosome rescue aminoacyl-tRNA hydrolase ArfB, with amino-acid sequence MVLERRRTVIPPEEVEITAVRSQGAGGQNVNKVSSAIHLRYDIRASSLPPDHKARLLALQDKRISRWGVLVLKAQTHRSQDMNRAEAWERLQELVDSVAEPPHLRKPTRLPASAGRRRLADKRRRADVKLMRSGRDPLG
- a CDS encoding extracellular solute-binding protein; its protein translation is MRGWLVLLASLVAAPAWAAHAYAQFGDIKYGPDFTHFSYVNPQAPKGGEIRMVPPTRPTNFDKFNPFTLKGTPPYGIGALMFDSLLTGNSDEPTTAYGLLAEDVEAAPDGRSATFRLRPQARFHDGKPVLAADVVHSFRTLISKEAAPQYRTIYAEVRQAVAVDDRTVRFEFESPNPELPLVVGGMPVFSREWGKGKPFDQIVSEVPIGSGPYRIANPRMGRDITYQRDPDYWAKDLPVRRGHYNFDRISFKIYLDETARFEGLKSGEFDFLREFTSRNWARQYKGKQFDSGELKKATFENSNPGDFQGYVFNLRNPKFQDIRVRKALTLAMDFEWMNRQLFYGLYKRVQGYFPNSDFHAEGLPKPDELALLERLRDKVRPEVFGPMPISPSTLPPRSLRENLREAQALLRDAGWTYREGALRNEKGEPFVIEFLNDQPGLVRIVAPFEQALAKLGIGWVYRQVDFSLSKERMDKFEFELTSRRIPGMVAPGGELLEYFGSRAATTPGSANYWGIADAAVDELLQKVVQAKTRAELSAAMRALNRVLSHGHYSIPHYYSGAFFIGYRARRFVLPPVIPPYYEADAWAMSTWWASPENR
- a CDS encoding ABC transporter ATP-binding protein, yielding MSHEPLLDVAGLRVAFGGKEVVHGVDFRIRQGEKLALVGESGSGKTVTALSLLGLVQNATVTGSAVLQPRTPGQAPKDLLALPERELLGIRGDDIAMIFQEPMTALNPLYTVGDQVAEVLELKQALTRRQAWQAAVEALAATGIPEPERRALAYPHQLSGGQRQRAMIAMALASRPRLLLADEPTTALDVTLRGQILALLAELQRQTGMAVLLITHDLNLVRKFADRVAVMENGHLVEEGGVNVVFSHPQHAYTKKLIDSRPRREVHEGANGDDEVMRADGLRVSYPVPVPGVRGWFRRGQFIAVQGASFGIPARRTLGVVGESGSGKSTLALAALGLIPHRGELDVVGHQWGPHSAANKAARRQVQVVFQDPFSSLSPRMTVEEIVGEGLLVHEPELGTPGRRERVLSALADVGLTEKQFPGLLDRYPHEFSGGQRQRLAIARALIVGPRLLVLDEPTSALDVTIQKQVLGLLQRLQREKGLAYLLITHDVDVIRAMAHEVLVMKDGQVLESGPVDQVLGRPSHDYTRALVAAAS
- a CDS encoding microcin C ABC transporter permease YejB, whose amino-acid sequence is MTAYILKRLLLMVPTLLGVLLVTFAIVQFVPGGPVEQMVAQLQGRDSGGERAAAVGAGYRGRQGIDDKRIAEIRQLYGFDKPAHERFFQMLGQFARFDLGRSFYQHKDVWELVKEKLPVSISLGLWTFFLSYLIAVPLGVAKAVRAGTRFDFVTTLIVLVGYAIPGFVLGVALLVVFGGQLQWFPLRGLTSANWDQLSWGGRIVDYLWHIALPVTAMVFGSFAVTAMLTKNAFLEEIRKQYVLTARAKGLDERRVLWKHVFRNALIPIITGFPAAFIGAFFTGSLLIETLFSLDGLGLLSYESVIRRDYPVVLGTLYLFTLIGLVTKLISDLSYVLVDPRVKFD
- a CDS encoding DNA ligase produces the protein MNDPTPGAKLSRREAIALLAAAACLRAGEAQAGPPALMLAQPYEPGVDLAQFGVSEKYDGLRGYWDGQALWTRGGEPVVAPPWFTAGWPAQPLDGELWAGRGRFESAVGTARTRTPDAAAWRRMRYMVFDLPAHPGTFRERHRALGALPFGGGERLQLVQQATLGDPAALRARLERTVRDGGEGLMLHRWDSLYRPGRSPDLLKYKTSLDADARVLGHLPGNGRHEGVLGALLVESAEGVRFRLGSGFSDAQRQRPPSVGSWVTYRYRGLTEAGVPRFPTFLRARPDLGS